From a single Halogeometricum sp. S3BR5-2 genomic region:
- a CDS encoding HpcH/HpaI aldolase family protein has translation MSGEQPTNGLRERFENGTVALGVLDNAYSPALVEFYGELGADFVWIDFEHGGPSPDHGPAVEDLLRAAERTDTELLVRLSDSEPTSVRKALDLGVRNVFIPRVEDAETVRAAVRSSRYEYDGEPGHRGLAAPRARRWGLADDYVGTEDRETLVGTTVETKSAVENIDEILDVPELGFVFVGPLDLSVSYGHPGELDHPDVEEAVETVRSAAVDAGVPLGGLGFGMDDVNEKAENGYQLLHLGSTTGALQEMVSGWLDDFEGER, from the coding sequence ATGAGCGGCGAGCAACCGACCAACGGACTGCGGGAACGCTTCGAGAACGGAACCGTCGCACTCGGTGTCCTCGACAACGCCTACAGCCCCGCGCTGGTGGAGTTCTACGGCGAACTCGGGGCGGACTTCGTCTGGATCGACTTCGAGCACGGCGGGCCGTCGCCCGACCACGGACCGGCGGTCGAGGACCTGCTCCGGGCCGCGGAGCGCACCGATACGGAACTGCTCGTCCGACTGTCGGACTCCGAACCCACCTCGGTTCGGAAGGCGCTCGATTTGGGCGTCCGCAACGTGTTCATCCCGCGCGTCGAGGACGCGGAGACGGTCCGCGCGGCGGTGCGGTCCTCGCGGTACGAGTACGACGGCGAACCGGGCCACCGGGGCCTGGCCGCGCCGCGCGCCCGCCGGTGGGGACTCGCGGACGACTACGTGGGCACGGAGGACCGCGAGACGCTCGTGGGGACGACCGTCGAGACGAAGTCCGCCGTCGAGAACATCGACGAGATTCTGGACGTGCCGGAGTTGGGCTTCGTGTTCGTCGGCCCCCTCGACCTCTCCGTCTCGTACGGCCACCCCGGCGAACTCGACCACCCCGACGTGGAGGAGGCCGTCGAGACGGTCCGTTCGGCCGCCGTCGACGCCGGCGTCCCCCTCGGCGGACTCGGGTTCGGCATGGACGACGTGAACGAGAAGGCCGAGAACGGCTACCAACTGCTCCACCTCGGGAGCACGACCGGCGCCCTGCAGGAGATGGTGAGCGGGTGGCTGGACGACTTCGAGGGCGAGCGATAG